A DNA window from Amycolatopsis sp. DSM 110486 contains the following coding sequences:
- a CDS encoding TetR/AcrR family transcriptional regulator encodes MGRVSRAEADRHRSEVVTAAARLFRERGVGGVSVAELMGEVGLTQGGFYRQFASKEALAGEAAAEAFEQLAAQLRQIPEASVGERRAELAASYMSQESRDTPGEGCPATALGGEAARDEQGSPLRKSYADGVRTFLDVLAEFDGESATREDHMATLATLVGALYLARGTAGDPLSDEFLEAARRRVVETVHE; translated from the coding sequence ATGGGACGCGTGTCACGAGCCGAGGCCGATCGGCACCGCAGTGAGGTCGTCACGGCAGCCGCGCGGCTGTTCCGCGAGCGGGGCGTCGGCGGCGTCAGTGTGGCCGAGCTGATGGGCGAAGTGGGCCTCACGCAGGGCGGGTTCTACCGGCAGTTCGCCTCGAAGGAGGCGCTGGCCGGGGAGGCGGCGGCGGAGGCGTTCGAGCAGCTCGCGGCGCAGCTGCGGCAGATCCCCGAGGCGTCGGTGGGCGAGCGTCGCGCGGAGCTGGCGGCTTCGTACATGTCGCAGGAATCCCGGGATACGCCTGGCGAAGGCTGTCCCGCCACGGCGCTCGGTGGCGAGGCGGCGCGGGACGAGCAGGGGAGCCCGCTGCGCAAGTCGTATGCCGATGGCGTGCGGACGTTCCTCGACGTGCTCGCCGAGTTCGACGGTGAGTCCGCCACGCGGGAGGACCACATGGCGACGCTGGCGACCTTGGTGGGCGCGCTGTACCTGGCCCGGGGGACGGCGGGGGATCCGCTGTCGGACGAGTTCCTGGAAGCCGCGCGCCGGCGGGTGGTCGAGACCGTGCACGAGTGA